One segment of Anomalospiza imberbis isolate Cuckoo-Finch-1a 21T00152 chromosome 2, ASM3175350v1, whole genome shotgun sequence DNA contains the following:
- the MFAP5 gene encoding microfibrillar-associated protein 5 isoform X1: protein MKTSGTCILFCVLTLFLSPADWFPWMVNGQELESATDGVTPDSSSGTAAPPPVLLPPGEFILGLQPHVSDSETTTASSDCREEKFPCTRLYSVHKPVKQCISYLCVTSVRRMYVINKEVCTRIVCKENEVMQDEICRQLAGLPPRRLRRSGKPLPLPCRQLLEQQHRPDAL, encoded by the exons ATGAAGACCTCTGGAACCTGTATACTGTTTTGTGTCTTAACACTCTTCTTGTCCCCAGCTG ACTGGTTTCCATGGATGGTCAATGGGCAAGAACTGGAAAGTGCAACTG ATGGAGTTACCCCCGACAGCAGCTCTG GTACAGCTGCCCCACCACCTGTGCTTCTTCCTCCTGGTGAGTTTATTCTCGGTTTGCAGCCACATGTT TCTGACAGTGAAACAACAACGGCTTCATCAG ACTGCCGTGAGGAAAAGTTCCCTTGCACGCGCCTGTACTCTGTTCACAAGCCAGTAAAGCAGTGTATCAGCTACCTCTGTGTTACAAG TGTGCGTCGCATGTACGTAATTAACAAGGAGGTGTGCACTCGCATTGTCTGCAAGGAGAATGAGGTCATGCAAG ATGAGATCTGTCGCCAGCTGGCTGGCCTTCCTCCTCGACGTCTCCGCCGATCCGGGAagcccctgcctctcccttgcagacagctcctggagcagcagcacaggcctgATGCTCTGTGA
- the MFAP5 gene encoding microfibrillar-associated protein 5 isoform X3 — protein MKTSGTCILFCVLTLFLSPADWFPWMVNGQELESATDGVTPDSSSGTAAPPPVLLPPGEFILGLQPHVSDSETTTASSDCREEKFPCTRLYSVHKPVKQCISYLCVTSVRRMYVINKEVCTRIVCKENEVMQGEWYNRLA, from the exons ATGAAGACCTCTGGAACCTGTATACTGTTTTGTGTCTTAACACTCTTCTTGTCCCCAGCTG ACTGGTTTCCATGGATGGTCAATGGGCAAGAACTGGAAAGTGCAACTG ATGGAGTTACCCCCGACAGCAGCTCTG GTACAGCTGCCCCACCACCTGTGCTTCTTCCTCCTGGTGAGTTTATTCTCGGTTTGCAGCCACATGTT TCTGACAGTGAAACAACAACGGCTTCATCAG ACTGCCGTGAGGAAAAGTTCCCTTGCACGCGCCTGTACTCTGTTCACAAGCCAGTAAAGCAGTGTATCAGCTACCTCTGTGTTACAAG TGTGCGTCGCATGTACGTAATTAACAAGGAGGTGTGCACTCGCATTGTCTGCAAGGAGAATGAGGTCATGCAAGGTGAGTGGTATAACAGGCTAGCCTAG
- the MFAP5 gene encoding microfibrillar-associated protein 5 isoform X2 — protein MKTSGTCILFCVLTLFLSPADWFPWMVNGQELESATDGVTPDSSSGTAAPPPVLLPPVQSDSETTTASSDCREEKFPCTRLYSVHKPVKQCISYLCVTSVRRMYVINKEVCTRIVCKENEVMQDEICRQLAGLPPRRLRRSGKPLPLPCRQLLEQQHRPDAL, from the exons ATGAAGACCTCTGGAACCTGTATACTGTTTTGTGTCTTAACACTCTTCTTGTCCCCAGCTG ACTGGTTTCCATGGATGGTCAATGGGCAAGAACTGGAAAGTGCAACTG ATGGAGTTACCCCCGACAGCAGCTCTG GTACAGCTGCCCCACCACCTGTGCTTCTTCCTCCTG TTCAGTCTGACAGTGAAACAACAACGGCTTCATCAG ACTGCCGTGAGGAAAAGTTCCCTTGCACGCGCCTGTACTCTGTTCACAAGCCAGTAAAGCAGTGTATCAGCTACCTCTGTGTTACAAG TGTGCGTCGCATGTACGTAATTAACAAGGAGGTGTGCACTCGCATTGTCTGCAAGGAGAATGAGGTCATGCAAG ATGAGATCTGTCGCCAGCTGGCTGGCCTTCCTCCTCGACGTCTCCGCCGATCCGGGAagcccctgcctctcccttgcagacagctcctggagcagcagcacaggcctgATGCTCTGTGA